The proteins below come from a single Tissierella sp. MB52-C2 genomic window:
- the lspA gene encoding signal peptidase II, with protein MIFVLSIIIVLLDQISKYAAIKYLKDTYSHVVIPNFFRLSYVENYGAAFGILQNKKIFFVIITLIVISSISVFLVKNYHKINLFTRIGLGMFLGGTIGNFIDRVRFGYVVDFLSFRLFNRYEFPVFNIADISIVIGTIIILILVLLDKYEV; from the coding sequence TTGATATTTGTACTATCTATTATCATTGTTTTGCTCGATCAAATAAGTAAATACGCTGCAATTAAATACCTAAAGGACACCTACTCACATGTTGTAATACCTAATTTTTTTAGGCTAAGTTATGTTGAAAACTATGGTGCAGCTTTTGGAATTTTACAGAACAAAAAAATATTCTTTGTTATTATAACTCTCATAGTAATAAGTTCTATTTCTGTTTTTCTAGTAAAAAATTATCATAAAATCAATCTTTTTACTAGAATAGGTTTAGGAATGTTTTTAGGGGGCACCATAGGTAATTTTATAGATAGAGTTAGATTTGGATATGTTGTAGATTTTTTAAGTTTTAGATTATTTAATAGATATGAATTTCCTGTTTTTAATATAGCAGATATATCTATAGTTATAGGAACTATAATTATTTTAATTTTAGTTTTATTGGATAAATATGAAGTATAG
- the pyrR gene encoding bifunctional pyr operon transcriptional regulator/uracil phosphoribosyltransferase PyrR, whose amino-acid sequence MNIKAVILDEKAIQRATTRIANEIIERNKGIKDIILVGIKTRGCPFAERLSHKIQEIEGESVPVFSLDITLYRDDLTEIREYPIVNEKFSGDINGKTVILVDDVIYTGRTVRSALNALVEKGRPARVQLAVLIDRGHRELPIRADYVGKNLPTSKSENVKVNFKEVDEIDKVFIIEK is encoded by the coding sequence ATGAATATTAAGGCGGTAATTTTAGATGAAAAAGCTATACAAAGAGCTACAACAAGAATAGCTAACGAAATAATTGAAAGAAACAAGGGAATAAAAGATATTATTTTAGTGGGAATTAAAACTAGAGGATGTCCCTTTGCAGAAAGATTGTCCCATAAAATCCAAGAAATTGAAGGAGAATCTGTTCCAGTATTCTCTCTTGATATCACATTATATAGAGATGATTTAACTGAAATTAGAGAATATCCCATAGTAAATGAAAAATTTAGCGGAGATATTAATGGAAAAACTGTTATTTTAGTAGATGATGTTATATATACTGGTAGAACTGTTAGATCAGCTTTAAATGCTTTAGTGGAAAAGGGAAGACCTGCTAGGGTACAGTTAGCTGTATTAATCGATAGAGGTCATAGGGAACTCCCAATTAGGGCAGACTATGTAGGGAAAAATCTTCCCACATCAAAGTCTGAAAATGTAAAGGTAAATTTTAAAGAAGTGGATGAAATAGATAAAGTATTTATAATTGAG
- a CDS encoding RluA family pseudouridine synthase encodes MNTVEIYVNEDDDERLDAYLAEELDEVSRSYIQKLIKEKLVSVNEKHMKPSYLVKEGDLIKVNLPQPKKLEIISENIPIDIVYEDEDIVIVNKPQDMVVHPAPGNYRGTLVNALLYHIDNLSSINGIIRPGIVHRLDKDTSGILIVAKNDIAHRVLSEELKKRNIKRTYITLVHGIWSHDEGTINAPIGRHANDRKKMTVTQKNSKEAITHYKVLDRYDNYTLLEVNLETGRTHQIRVHMAYINHPVVGDPVYSKGKNEFGLQKQMLHAYKLGFTHPNTKEYMEFQIDLPQYFKEIVNSLDNKRK; translated from the coding sequence ATGAATACTGTTGAAATCTATGTTAACGAAGATGATGATGAAAGGCTTGATGCATACCTTGCTGAGGAGTTAGATGAAGTTTCTAGATCCTATATACAAAAATTAATTAAAGAAAAACTAGTTTCTGTTAATGAAAAGCATATGAAGCCTAGCTATTTGGTTAAAGAAGGAGATTTGATAAAAGTAAATCTTCCTCAACCTAAAAAATTGGAAATCATTTCTGAAAATATACCTATAGATATAGTATATGAAGATGAAGATATTGTTATTGTTAATAAGCCTCAGGATATGGTAGTCCATCCTGCTCCAGGAAACTATAGGGGGACTTTAGTCAATGCATTACTATATCATATAGATAACTTATCTTCTATAAACGGTATTATTAGACCTGGGATAGTACATAGACTAGATAAAGATACATCTGGAATTCTAATTGTAGCCAAAAATGATATTGCTCACAGAGTATTGTCTGAAGAATTAAAGAAAAGAAATATAAAAAGAACATATATTACTTTAGTTCATGGTATATGGTCCCATGATGAGGGGACTATAAATGCTCCCATAGGAAGACATGCAAATGATAGAAAGAAAATGACTGTTACACAAAAAAATAGTAAAGAAGCTATAACTCATTATAAGGTTTTAGATAGGTATGATAATTATACACTTTTAGAAGTAAATTTAGAAACAGGAAGAACTCATCAAATAAGAGTACATATGGCTTATATCAACCACCCAGTTGTTGGTGACCCAGTATATTCTAAGGGGAAAAATGAATTTGGTTTGCAAAAGCAAATGTTACACGCTTATAAACTGGGATTTACTCATCCTAATACAAAGGAATATATGGAATTTCAAATAGATTTGCCTCAATATTTTAAAGAGATTGTAAATAGTCTAGATAATAAAAGGAAGTAG
- a CDS encoding TraR/DksA C4-type zinc finger protein, whose product MDKDKLHYLKNKLVEEKEKLLKTLNNMNNMEEYGSMDIYYSELSNYDNHPADVGTELFMMEQDNGFKNSIKDTLHEVENSFEDMENGDYGICRSCGKKIQEERLDLIPYLKNCIECSNDITITPNREVEYRQFVSIDEENTTSFSDTTEDMVEFDREDSYQKVASYNYVSDDPSFHTGDLLMVDDEQDGDGGDGVEEIENISQEYYDETLK is encoded by the coding sequence ATGGATAAAGATAAACTTCATTATTTAAAAAATAAATTAGTGGAAGAAAAAGAAAAATTACTAAAAACATTAAATAATATGAACAATATGGAAGAATATGGCTCAATGGATATATATTATAGTGAATTATCTAATTATGATAATCATCCTGCAGATGTTGGAACAGAGTTGTTTATGATGGAACAAGACAATGGATTTAAAAACAGTATAAAGGATACCTTACATGAGGTGGAAAACTCCTTTGAAGATATGGAAAACGGAGATTATGGGATATGTAGATCATGTGGAAAAAAGATACAAGAAGAAAGACTAGATCTTATACCTTATTTGAAAAATTGTATAGAATGTTCCAATGATATTACTATCACACCAAATAGAGAAGTAGAATATAGACAATTTGTCTCTATAGATGAAGAAAATACGACTTCATTTAGTGATACCACTGAAGATATGGTCGAATTTGATAGAGAAGATTCTTATCAAAAAGTAGCTTCTTATAATTATGTTTCAGATGATCCATCATTTCATACAGGAGATCTTTTAATGGTTGATGATGAGCAAGATGGCGATGGTGGAGATGGAGTTGAAGAAATAGAAAATATATCTCAAGAATACTATGATGAGACTTTAAAGTAA